Genomic DNA from Triticum dicoccoides isolate Atlit2015 ecotype Zavitan unplaced genomic scaffold, WEW_v2.0 scaffold168421, whole genome shotgun sequence:
GCATGGTGGCATGGGTAGTGCAGTGTTGATAACAACTCGTGATAAGCAAGTTGCTAAAATTATGGGTGCAGATAGAGCTTTCAATCTCAGTCATTTGGAGGATTGCTTCATAAAGGAAATTATCGAGGCTAGAGCATTCAGTTCGGAAAAAGAAAAGCCTACCATGCTAGTCAAGATGGTTGGTGAGATTGTGAAGAGATGTCGTGGCTCTCCTTTAGCCGCAACTGCACTGGGCTCTGTACTTCGTGCCAAGACCAGCGTGGAAGAATGGAAGGTTGTATCATCTAGAAGTAGCATTTGCACCGAGGAAACTGGAATTTTGCCAATACTCAAGCTTAGCTACAACGACTTGCCAGCACACATGAAGCAGTGTTTTGCTTTCTGTGCTGTATTTCTCAAGGATTATAAGATTAATGTGGAGAAGCTTATCCAACTATGGATCGCGAATGGCTTTATCCCAGAACAAGATGAAGATAGTCTTGAAACCATTGGAAAACTTATTTTCAATGAATTGGCATCAAGATCATTCTTTCTGGACATAGAGGAATTTCAGGGCAAAAGGGAGTATTGTTTCAAAACTACATGTAAAATCCATGatcttatgcatgatattgcaatgTCTGTTATGGGAAAGGAATGTGTTGTTGCAGCTAAGGAACCAAGTCAAACTGAGTGGCATCCAGATACCGCTCGGCATTTATTTTTgtcatgtgcagaaacaaaaggtaTTTTGAATGATTCTAAGAAGAAAAGATCCCTTGCTGTCCAAACACTGCTACTTGATAGAACTATGAGAAAAAGCTCATTGCAGCATCTGTCAAAATACGACTCTTTGCATGCCTTGAAGCTTTGTACAGTGAATTCTTCTGCACTGAGACTGAAGTATTTGCGCCACCTGAGGTACCTTGATCTCTCTTACAGTTCTATCGAAGCACTTCCTGAAGATATAAGTATACTATATAACCTACAAACATTGGACCTTTCCAACTGCTCTGATCTTGATCGACTTCCAAGACAAATGAAGTATACGACTCACCTCCATCACCTCTACACTCATGGATGTCGGAAGTTGAAGAGCATGCCTCCAGAACTCGGAAAACTCACTAGGCTGCAGACACTTACATGTTTCGTAGCAGGAGTTAATGGTGTTGATTGCAGTGATGTTGAAGAGCTGCAGCATTTAAACCTTTGTTGTCAGCTAGAGCTATGTCAGGTAGAGAATGTTGGAAAAGCAGAAGCTGAAGTGGCAAACCTCAGAAGAAAGAAAGATCTCATAGGACTGACATTAAGATGGACTTATGTTCATGAAAGCAAGGTGCTCGACAATTTTGAACCTCATGATGTGTTGCAAGTTTTGACAATATATTCCTACGgaggagagtgaaggaaatatgccctagaggcaataataaagttattatttatttccttatatcatgataaaagtttattattcatgctagaaatgtattaaccggaaacataatacatgtgtgaatgcatagacaaacagagtgtcactagtatgcctctacttgactagctcgttaatcaaagatggttatatttcctaaccatggacaaagagttgttatttgattaacgggatcacatcattagttgaatgatatgattgacatgacccattccattagcttagcacccgatcgtttactatgttgctattgctttcttcatgacttatacatgttcctatgactatgagattatgcaactcccgtttgccagaggaacactttgtgtgctaccaaacgtcacaacgtaactgggtgattataaaggagctctacaggtgtctccaaaggtacatgttgggttggcgtatttcgagattaggatttgtcactccgattgtcagagaggtatctctgggccctctcggtaatgcacatcacttaagccttgcaagcattgcaactaatgagttagttgcgggatgatgtattacagaacgagtaaagagacttgccggtaacgagattgaactaggtataggataccgacgattgaatctcgggcaagtaacataccgatgacaaagggaacaacatatgttgttatgcggtctgaccgataaaagatcttcgtagaatatgtaggaaccaatatgggcatccaggtccctctattggttattgaccggagacgtgtctcggtcatgtctacattgttctcgaacccgtagggtccgcacgcttaaggtttcgatgacagttatattatgagtttatgcgttttgatgtaccgaaggttgttcggagtcccggatgtgatcacggacatgacgaggagtctcaaaatggtcgagacataaagattgatatattggaagcctatgtttggatatcggaagtgttccgggtgaaatcaggattttaccggattaccgggaggttaccggaaccccccgggaggtatatgggccttagtgggccttagtggaagagaggagaggtggccaaagatgggccgcgcgcccctcccccccttggttcgaataggacaaggagagggggccgggcccccttcctcctctctctcctctccccccctccacgaatcctattccaactaggaaagggggggagtcctactcccggagggagtaggactcctcctggcgtgcctcctcttggccggccgccccccccctttgaacctttatatacggaggcaaggggcacccctaaggacacaagttgatcaacgtgatcatattcttagccgtgtgcggtgcccctttcaccatagtcctcgataatactatagcagtgcttaggcgaagccctgcgacagtagtgcatcaagatcgtcaccacgccgtcgtgctgacggaactcttccccgacactttgctggatcggagtccggggatcgtcatcgagctgaacgtgtgctagaactcggaggtgccgtagtttcggtgcttgattggtcgggccgtgaagacgtacgactacatcaaccaagttaatgctgccgttgtcgatctacaagggtacgtagatcacactctcccctctcgttgctatgcatcaccatgatcttgcgtgtgcgtaggaaattttttgaaattactacgttccccaacagtggcatccgagcctaggttttatatgttgatgttatatgcacgagtagaacacaagtgagttgtgggcgatataagtcatactgcttaccagcatgtcatactttggttcggcggtattgttggacgaagcggcccggaccgacattacgcgtacgcttacgcgagaccggttctcccgacgtgctttgcacataggtggcttgcgggtgacagtttctccaaccttagttgaaccgagtgtggctacgcccggtctttgtgaaggttaaaacagcaccaacttgacaaactatcgttgtggttttgatgcataggtaagattggttcttgcttaagcccgtagcagccacataaaacatgcaacaacaaagtagaggacgtctaacttgtttttgcagggcatgttgtgatgtgatatggtcaagacatgatgctaaattttattgtatgagatgatcatgttttgtaaccaagttatcggcaactggcaggagccatatggttgtccctttattgtatgcaatgcaattgcgctgtaatgctttactttatcactaagcggtagcgatagtcgtggaagcataagattggcgagatgacaacgatgctacgatggagatcatggtgtcgcgccggtgacgatggtgatcatgacggtgcttcggagatggagatcacaagcacaagatgatgatggccatatcatatcacttatattgattgcatgtgatgtttatcttttatgcatcttatcttgctttgattgacggtagcattataagatgatctctcactaattataaagaagtattctccctgagtatgcaccgttgcgaaagttcttcgtgctgagacaccacgtgatgatcgggtgtgataggctctacgttcaaatacaacgggtgcaaaacagttgcacacgcggaatactcaggttatacttgacgagccaagcctatacagatatggcctcggaacacggagaccgaaaggtcgagcgtgaatcatatagtagatatgatcaacatagtgatgttcaccaatgaaactactccatctcacgtgatgatcggacatggtttagttgatttggatcacgtaatcacttagaggattagagggatgtctatctaagtgggagttctttaagtaatatgattaattgaacctaaatttatcatgaacttagtacctgatagtatcttgcttgtttatgtatgattgaagataaatggcccgtgttgttgtttcgttgaattttaatgcgttccttgagaaagcaaagttgaaagatgatggtagcaattacacggaccgggtccgtaacttgaggattatcctcattgctgcacagaagaattacatcctggaagcaccgctgggtgccaggcctgctgctggagcaacaccagatgttgtgaacgtctggcagagcaaagctgatgactactcgatagttcagtgtgccatgctttacggcttagaaccgggacttcaacgacgttttgaatgtcatggagcatatgagatgttccaggagttgaagttaatatttcaagcaaatgcccggattgagagatatgaagtctccaataagttctatagctgcaagacggaggagaacagttctgtcagtgagcatatactcaaaatgtctgggtataataatcacttgattcaaatgggagttaatcttctagatgattgcgtcattgacataattctccaatcactgccaccaagctacaagagcttcgtgatgaactataatatgcaagggatgaataagactattcccgagctcttcgcaatgctgaaagctacggaggtagaaatcaaaaaggagcatcaagtgttgatggtcaacaagaccactagtttcaaaaaaagggcaaagggaagaagaaggggaacttcaagaagaacagcaagcaagttgctgctcaagagaagaaacccaagtctggacctaagcctgaaactgagtacttctactgcaagcagactggtcactggaagcgcaactgccccaagtatttggcggataagaaggatggcaaggtgaacaaaggtatatgtgatatacatgttattgatgtgtaccttactaatgctcgcagtagcacctgggtatttgatactggttctgttgctaatatttgcaactcgaaacagggactacgaattaagcgaagattggctaaggacgagatgacgatgcgcgtgggaaacggttccaaagtcgatgtgatcgcggtcggcacgctacctctacatctaccttcgggattaatattagacctaaataattgttatttggtgccagcgttaagcatgaacattatatctggatcttatttgatgcgagacggttattcatttaaatcagagaataatggttgttctatttatatgagtaatatcttttatggtcatgcacccttgaagagtggtctattcttattgaatcttgatagtagtaacacacatattcataatgttgaagccaaaagatgcagagttaataaagatagtgcaacttatttatggcactgccgtttaggtcatatcggtgtaaagcgcatgaagaaactccatactgatggacttttggaaccacttgattatgaatcacttggtacttgcgaaccgtgcctcatgggaaagatgactaaaacgccgttctccggtactatgcagagagcaacagatttgttggaaatcatacatactgatgtatgtggtccgatgaatattgaggctcatggcggatatcgttattttctcacattcacagatgacttaagcagatatggatatatctacttaatgaaacataagtctgaaacgtttgaaaagttcaaagaattttagagtgatgttgaaaatcatcgtaacaagaaaataaagtttctacgatctgatcgtggaggagaatatttgagttacgagtttggtgtacatttgaaacaatgcggaatagtttcgcaactcacgccacccggaacaccacatcgtaatggtgtgtccgaacgtcgtaatcgtactttactagatatagtgcgatctatgatgtctcttactgatttactactatcgttttgggattatgctttggagacggccgc
This window encodes:
- the LOC119344415 gene encoding putative disease resistance protein RGA4 yields the protein MKAPFNNESVHLCSCLAMAELVAAMAIRPLVSMLMNKASSSLLDQYRVMDGMEEQRRILKRKLLAILDVISDPEEQATAHREGAKAWLQELKTVAYQASEVFDEFKYEALRREAGRTGEDVRSRENGHYIKLGFDVIKIFPAHNRTVFRHRMGRKLCRILQAIEGLIADMQAFGFKNQPVSPVSKEWRLTDYVIIDPREIANRSRHKDKKKIVDILLDQASSSDLTVVPVVGMGGLGKTTLAQLIYNEPEIQKHFQLLLWVCVSDTFDVNSLATSIVEASPKKNVDTHKPPLDRLRKLVSGQRYLLVLDDVWYNKEFHKWERLKICLQHGGMGSAVLITTRDKQVAKIMGADRAFNLSHLEDCFIKEIIEARAFSSEKEKPTMLVKMVGEIVKRCRGSPLAATALGSVLRAKTSVEEWKVVSSRSSICTEETGILPILKLSYNDLPAHMKQCFAFCAVFLKDYKINVEKLIQLWIANGFIPEQDEDSLETIGKLIFNELASRSFFLDIEEFQGKREYCFKTTCKIHDLMHDIAMSVMGKECVVAAKEPSQTEWHPDTARHLFLSCAETKGILNDSKKKRSLAVQTLLLDRTMRKSSLQHLSKYDSLHALKLCTVNSSALRLKYLRHLRYLDLSYSSIEALPEDISILYNLQTLDLSNCSDLDRLPRQMKYTTHLHHLYTHGCRKLKSMPPELGKLTRLQTLTCFVAGVNGVDCSDVEELQHLNLCCQLELCQVENVGKAEAEVANLRRKKDLIGLTLRWTYVHESKVLDNFEPHDVLQVLTIYSYGGE